Part of the Oncorhynchus nerka isolate Pitt River linkage group LG14, Oner_Uvic_2.0, whole genome shotgun sequence genome is shown below.
ACAACAACATAGAATGACAGTGGAAAACAGCAGATGTAGATATGAAAAAGATACCTTTATTGTTATGGTAGGATGCTGTACAATCTAAACAGAAGAGGCGCTTATGGTAAAAAGTAAACTGCGTGTGTTTTTCAAATCATTTCCCCACATCTGAGAGACACTGTCCAACCGGAGCTGCCACCCAACTCAGAAATAATTATATTTATATAAACTTTATACAAACCAAGTCAGTAGACATATCACAAACCCTGAATGCACATTCAGCACTGCAGCTTTGGGTTCTTATTTACACATAGCATCCAACTCAAACTGCATAGCCCAGATGTGTCATTGTAGGGCTTCGTGATAGGGTTTTCATAGGTCCATGTTACAGATGAAAATGTTATTGTGACACTCTTGAATATACAGTGCAACACATACAGAAACATGGGTGAAAGAAAGTTACTGACATATTACTGGTTTGGAAGTTGTGCATTTTTTTAGTCTAGGTCCTCCATACCTAGTTACCTATACTCACAGGCAAGATACATGAATTACAATACAGATGTACCATGTGAATTAAATTGCACAAtaacaacagaccctcttcttCTTCACCCTCTGGGCTGTGTGGGTTCCTATAGGACAGTGTTTCTCAGTGTCCCTTTATTCCAGGTCAGTAGGCTACTATCATGGAAGTCAGAGTTAAACACTGAGGGCCGTGTGGCGATGGCTTCTGCCTTATGCAACCAGTCCTCCACGTTTGCTAAATTACTTTGTTCCATCTCTCAAACAGAGACCTGCAAAATGAAAGGGGGAAATGACATATTACAGccaaatagaaacagaaacactgagCTTGGTCAAGTACAGCACACTATGGCAAAGGTCTGCGTTTACAGTTGAGGAAATTTGGTGGAAGAAGCATATGATTGTACAATCTTCACTATTCCACAAAAATGAAACATTCTCTCAACATTCACAAGAGTAAGTTGTTACATGAACATGAAATTCATCAGTGCTCTGACATTTTCTAATGGGTTACAAATATTATTACAAATTACAAATATTATCTCAAACATTATTATCTCAAACAGTCATACTGTTTTTAGGTATTGAGACTCACCCCTCTGTGTGTCCCCTTTGGCTCCCACAGGGCCTCTAGATTGTTCCGTTAGCCTTGAGTTTGGCGACCAGGTCATCCACCGTCTCCACCTTCACTCCAGCCAGTCTCGTTGGGGGCTCATCCACCCTCAACACCTCCACTCGCGACACCATGTCCACCCCCAGGTCTGCTGGTTTCATGTTGGCTATCTTCTTCTTCTTGGCTTTCTGGTaggtggagggagaaggagatgagaaattaaagtgtgtgtgtgtgtgtgtgtacactttgTGAGGAAATGTACATTGTGTGTATTACCATGATGTTGGGCAGGGTGGCGTATCTGGGGGTGTTGAGTCGAAGGTCTGCTGTGAGGACGGCTGGCATGTTGATTTTGATGGTCTCTAGACCACCATCGATTTCCCTCACCACCTTCACCTTTTCCCCATCGATGGTCACCTCAGAGGCAAATGTGCCCTGCAAGAATGTGAGGTCCTACATTTAGTAGATGTCATAATCCACATTGAGATGAAATATTATCTGAAATTAACAAATGAATTTATAACTAAAACAAAGCCTTCTTTCCTGTTACCTGACAACTGTAAACCCGTTGTAGGCCACAAGGCAATCCAAGTGTGACATCTGGTGGTTTAACCATGCAAATACACCCTAATTTTGCCCTTCATTTGGCCTTTGGTCTACTTTTcagtgcagactgtgttgactgtTGTGACATAATCTAAGGCCTGCTAGTTCAGCTGGTCTCTTCACCTGACATTACATCGATATGCTAATGCTTATAAAGACCATGAGAAAAGGTCCTGGTCTGGACTACAATGGTATCCAAGTCAGCACTTAACAGTAAACAAGGCCTCTATGCTCTGAGATCAGTTTAGTGATTCCTGCTGAGAAAAAGGATTACAACaagaagaaaccactactgacctgAGGCCAGTCTAACAAGGCTGCCGTCATCTGACCTGTCTGGTTACAGTCATCGTCAATAGCCTGTCAAAAAATACCAACACAATCAGTAAGCATTACATGAGATCATGAGGTTCGATTTCAAAGTCAACTGGCATTGGTGTGGCAGTGGCGCAATCTATTGCATCGGATGACCTGTTTGCCCAGGATGACGAGTGAGGCCTCCTCCTTCTTGGCTAGGGCAGCAAAGATCTTGGCGATCTGCAGGGGTCCCATGGCCTCGTAGTCTTTTCCTGAGACCTCCACGTGGATGCCGCGGTCACACCCCATGGCCAGTGCAGTACGGATggtctcctacacacacacacacacacacacacacacacacacacttgagcgGTAGGGTTCTCAAAATTATATAAGAACACCATCTGAGAACAATGACAGAATAATACAATCATTAGCACAGTCAAGTTGGAGGTGACCATCTGCAGAATCCGTCTTACAATAGAATGAAAACATACTCATGACAGCTATCCTAATGAAGAAACAAGATCCAGAGCTTCCCTCCAAATGTTAGCTATTGAAGGCCTGTGAAGGAGGATGAAGCCTAATGATACAGAACGTTCAGGTAGAAACGAAGCCTAAAACTACAGGATCTTAAGATAGAAatgaatagagtagaacagataTGTATAATGTCATGTAGAACAAGGAAAATGTTCTGCATCGTTGAATACACCTGACTTCAAAATGGTGTCGCCAGAGCATTTACTCACTCTTACCGTTACTTGCGTGGGCCCACAACTGACGGCCACCACCTCTTTGATGAACTTCTTCTCCTTGAGTTTGACAGCCTCCTCTACAGCGATCTCACAGAAGGGGTTCatggagtgcttgacgccatctgtcaccACCCCGCTGTGGTCGGGCTTCACGCGGATCTAGGGGAGAGAGCAGGGTTGtcttcattaggcaccaaacagaaaaAAACAGACTGAAAAGGGGTGGGACTATCTGAACTTCAATAAGAAATGCTAATTCAGTTTCAAAGAGCTTTGCCCTACTGAACATAAGTGACTACTGGATAGTCACTCAGAAGggtcagagatagacagacaaagATAGAGGCTGGAGACATGAAGTGCATGCAGTCAATGTGCCGGAGTTGAGTGTGGGGACACTGTGCAGTCTGGGCACTTGGAAATAGTTGCTGTGGGCCcaatgtaaatcaaatcaaattgtatttgtcacatacacatggttagcagatgttaatgcgagtgtagcgaaatgcttgtgcttctagttccgacaatgcagtaataaccaacaagtaatctaactaacaattcctaaactactgtcttatacacagtgtaaggggataaagaatatgtacataaggatatatgaatgtaGGTGTGCTCTCAGAGCTTTCCAATTGAGTATGTGAGGCAGTCAAACCAACTCTGGAACACTTTTCAAAGCCTGCCACTATCCCAATAGTATTGAACAGCCATTGTAAATAAACCTTTTAAAATGCCAAGATTCTGTCTTAAGTCCATCCCATATACATTAGTCACCTCATAAATACATGACTGGCCCagactctgtctcactctcacatACACACTGCCCTCATgcctcccttcctctgtctgaTAAGAGTTGGGGCAGCATATGGGACGGGAGAAGAGTACAAACATAGCTTAACCGAGTGCATGGCGAGACAGCTACAGGGATCTAGTTGGGTGCAGCTGAAGCAGGAGTGCTCAGACTGTATGTAGTATGAAATAACTGGTAATAGATATGGTGTTAGGCTTCCTTTACAGCCAAATATTACCTTGGAACTATCTGATAGGAGTGGCTTGGATAGTGATAGCCTACTAAATTATCGAACTGTCCTGATGCTGTGACACCTAGTTGATTTTATGTTTTTAAATCACTCTGATGAAGCCTGAATGAGGATTATACATGTAGCTTAATATTTGCAATACACTGTCACAACACAGTGACAATGtatttttagctagctttctttTTTAATGTTGACAGTCGTTTATCGTTTTACCAATTCTAGACGTAGCACGCTAGACAAATGCAACTGTTACCTAAGACAACCCTGTAATGACCTTGGCATTTTCCTTGAAGTTATGGTTGTTAGTTGAACAGACTTGACATTCAAACAATGAATGCTAGCTTGCTAAACTAACCCTTCATCCATCTACCCaccttaacgttagctagctaccataGCCATATGAAGTCTCGAATGGAAATTCCGCACGTGAAATGTTGAATTGTTTTAAAATAGAAGACAGTGGGGAAGTAGCTACCTTGACAGCATAGTCAATTACACGTTTAACTCCAACAAGAACCCGTGACATTGTTAGCGATTCTTCGGTTCAGCAATGTGCAGTAGCTAGTTACCGAGTCACCAAAACGAACCTTCACCCAAGAAGCAGAAGACTCGTATTCTGCTAGCAGCACAAATGATAACGTCACTTCGgtatggtaatgaggaaaccttTCAAATTAATGGATAACTCATTCAAAAGACATTGAATTGTAGTCAATAGCAACCTCCATTGTGACAACAAGAAAATGCAATGAGTAAGTTATGAAAACAAATCCCAAATATGTTTTAAAATTCTTTATGAAAAAGACATGACACTGGGGGCTATTGTGTCCCCCCCCAATAGCCCCCAATGCAAGACACCGTAATAGACTGTACATGGGTTCCATATTGGCTCATAGAGATAAATGTTCTACCTGTTTCAGTTAAAGTGGGTGGGAAATATTAATTAGGGTCTCTACTAACCAAATATTATGGTTCGTTTTGGAGTGGGACAGTGTTGTACATATCCAGCAGGACTTCGTTCTCAGCCAGCAGCAGTCCTCCAAAACTACACATATTTGGTTGGTAGAGACCCTACTGAATATTTCCCACCCCACTTTAGCTGAGACAGGTAGAAAGgttttctctctacaagccaataAGTATCCCATCTACGTGCATTGCGTTGCAGTGAAAGGAGTGGGTGGAGTTAGGAGTCACCAGTACTCTGTATTAAACCAGTTGCCCAGCACAATACCAATTAAAGTTTTGCAGACTCTATTGAGTATTCCCAATAacatatatttgtattttatgaAAAGTGTATTTCTTTAAATATAGcctaacagtataactttagaccgtgccctcgcccatacccgggcgcgaaccagcgACCCTCTGCACACATGAACAACccacacccacgaagcatcgttacccatcgctccacaaaagccgaggcccttgcagagcaaggggaacaactgcttcaaggtctcagagcaagtgacgtcaccgattgaaacgctatttagcgcacaccaccgctaactaagctagccgtttcacatcagttacacctACACAATAATTTTCAACATACTGGGATAAATAATTTAATATTGCAAATAAAATACGTCAAATTAGCAATACATTTTTTCAGAGTGGGTTGCAATGCTGTGAAAAACAGTTGTACTATacttgtgatttttttttaaatcgaagTTTGCGTATCTCTGCGGGGGAACTATTATTTTGAAAAAGAAAACCGCGATCATACTGTCAGCATAATATCCTGCTGCTTAGGAGAACGGTAACGCAGGAAAGGTCGGAAAGATTTGAGAGCGATTCCGTTGAAAAGAAAGAAGGCAGGTCTAAACAGGACCGCCCATTGTTGGAACCAATTAAATTATGTGAAATTGAAGACTGTCAGCAAAAGTGACCTGTAACCAATCACAGAGAACAAGCTGGTGCTCCTACTATTTCAGTCGGACACAAAGCCCAGGAAATGTGTTCCACTCTTGGGTCAACTAGGGTAAAGGTCATGGTGTATTTTGAGGAATATCTCATCTTTATAAACTACTTACATGACGTGAAAACAACTctttatgtaaaaaaaatacaaatgtatttgcaccgaatacaacaggtattcggTGCAAAtacaacaagcccttaaccaaca
Proteins encoded:
- the LOC115141186 gene encoding electron transfer flavoprotein subunit beta-like isoform X2, whose protein sequence is MNPFCEIAVEEAVKLKEKKFIKEVVAVSCGPTQVTETIRTALAMGCDRGIHVEVSGKDYEAMGPLQIAKIFAALAKKEEASLVILGKQAIDDDCNQTGQMTAALLDWPQGTFASEVTIDGEKVKVVREIDGGLETIKINMPAVLTADLRLNTPRYATLPNIMKAKKKKIANMKPADLGVDMVSRVEVLRVDEPPTRLAGVKVETVDDLVAKLKANGTI
- the LOC115141186 gene encoding electron transfer flavoprotein subunit beta-like isoform X1, producing MSRVLVGVKRVIDYAVKIRVKPDHSGVVTDGVKHSMNPFCEIAVEEAVKLKEKKFIKEVVAVSCGPTQVTETIRTALAMGCDRGIHVEVSGKDYEAMGPLQIAKIFAALAKKEEASLVILGKQAIDDDCNQTGQMTAALLDWPQGTFASEVTIDGEKVKVVREIDGGLETIKINMPAVLTADLRLNTPRYATLPNIMKAKKKKIANMKPADLGVDMVSRVEVLRVDEPPTRLAGVKVETVDDLVAKLKANGTI